In the Wyeomyia smithii strain HCP4-BCI-WySm-NY-G18 chromosome 2, ASM2978416v1, whole genome shotgun sequence genome, one interval contains:
- the LOC129725300 gene encoding DNA replication licensing factor MCM4: protein MSSPPRSSRTSRQETGSQNTPLKQTTSINETETPLRMGNRVQEAIVENSDNVTVPTSPAVGGSGMGVMAPPTSPYAAAAGTGTVGMSEIDISSPLNYGTPSSASSIRTPRSGIRGTPARQRPDIRTDRRIRQVNVGSDQLEPIPEGSQPSETDSAAASQPRLVVWGTNIVVSECLKKFKDFIMRYIDPDAAQDEISEGMNLNEPLYMQKLEDIHTLEEPFLNVNCAHLKTFDEILYRQLICYPQDVIPTFDIAINEMFFERYPAAVLEHQIQVRPFNAEKTRSMRALNPEDIDQLITISGMVIRTSNIMPEMREAFFKCIVCDFTTVVELERGRISEPTLCSHCNTNHCFQLIHNRSQFADRQMIKLQEAPDDMAAGQTPHNVLLLAHDDLVDKVQPGDRITVTGIYKAMPIQENPRQRNVKSVYKTHIDVVHFRKVDDKRLYEQEEGKDHMFPPERVELLKKLSQKPDIYDRLVRTIAPSIYENTDIKKGILLQLFGGSKKKQATSGRQNFRAEIHILLCGDPGTSKSQLLQYVYHLVPRAQYTSGKGSSAVGLTAYVTKDPETRQLVLQTGALVLADNGVCCIDEFDKMNDSTRSVLHEVMEQQTLSIAKAGIICQLNARTSILAAANPSESQWNKNKTIIDNVQLPHTLMSRFDLIFLILDPQDELFDRRLAAHLVSLYYATREDNEDSLFDMSVLRDYMAYAKEHVNPVLSEEAQQRLIQAYVDMRKVGAGRGQISAYPRQLESLIRLAEAHAKVRLSETVEIVDVEEAWRLHREALKQSATDPLSGKIDVGILTTGLSSAARKKRAELVASIKENLKAKGKISTLPYQKLFGEVKEASQVLVTKEQFEDALKELQDEGIIVIVGNNTIRIC from the exons atgtccagCCCACCAAGAAGTAGCCGTACTTCCCGCCAGGAGACTGGCTCTCAAAACACACCACTGAAACAGA CTACCAGCATTAATGAAACGGAAACGCCTCTTCGAATGGGCAATCGAGTACAAGAAGCTATTGTTGAAAATTCCGATAATGTGACAGTCCCTACTTCACCAGCCGTCGGAGGTTCTGGAATGGGCGTAATGGCACCACCAACAAGTCCGTATGCTGCCGCTGCTGGTACTGGCACAGTTGGTATGAGCGAGATTGATATCAGCTCTCCGTTAAACTATGGAACACCTAGTTCGGCGAGTTCGATTCGTACACCTAGATCGGGTATTCGCGGTACTCCTGCCAGACAGCGTCCAGATATTCGAACTGACCGGCGCATACGTCAAGTTAACGTAGGATCTGATCAGCTAGAACCTATTCCGGAGGGTAGCCAACCATCAGAAACGGATTCGGCTGCAGCAAGTCAACCAAGATTAGTTGTTTGGGGAACTAACATTGTTGTTTCTGAATGCTTGAAAAAATTTAAGGATTTTATAATGCGATACATCGATCCGGATGCAGCTCAGGACGAAATTTCCGAAGGAATGAATTTAAATGAACCTTTGTATATGCAAAAGTTGGAGGATATACATACCCTTGAGGAGCCCTTTTTGAATGTGAACTGTGCCCATCTGAAAACTTTCGATGAGATTCTTTATCGGCAATTGATTTGCTACCCTCAAGATGTTATTCCAACTTTCGATATAGCTATTAATGAGATGTTTTTTGAGCGTTATCCGGCTGCTGTTCTAGAGCATCAAATTCAAGTGCGACCTTTCAATGCGGAAAAAACTAGAAGTATGAGGGCTTTAAATCCAGAGGATATTGATCAATTGATTACTATTAGCGGAATGGTTATCCGGACATCAAACATTATGCCCGAAATGAGGGAAGCCTTTTTCAAATGTATAGTCTGTGACTTTACTACTGTTGTAGAATTGGAACGAGGTAGAATTTCGGAACCTACATTATGTTCACATTGTAACACCAATCACTGTTTCCAACTAATTCACAATCGATCCCAGTTTGCTGACCGGCAGATGATTAAACTTCAGGAAGCACCAG ATGATATGGCTGCTGGGCAGACTCCACACAATGTACTGCTTTTGGCTCACGATGATTTAGTGGACAAGGTTCAGCCCGGAGATCGAATAACAGTAACAGGTATCTACAAAGCTATGCCAATCCAAGAAAATCCTCGTCAGCGTAATGTTAAATCAGTGTACAAAACGCACATTGACGTGGTTCATTTTCGAAAGGTGGATGATAAAAGATTGTACGAGCAGGAAGAGGGAAAGGATCACATGTTTCCACCTGAACGTGtagaacttttgaaaaaattgtcTCAAAAACCCGATATTTATGACCGGCTGGTTCGAACTATTGCGCCATCCATATATGAAAATACGGACATCAAGAAAGGCATTTTACTTCAACTGTTTGGTGGATCTAAAAAGAAACAAGCCACATCCGGTAGGCAAAACTTCCGAGCGGAGATTCATATTTTACTTTGTGGTGATCCGGGAACTTCAAAATCCCAATTACTACAGTACGTCTATCATTTGGTTCCGCGGGCGCAGTATACTTCTGGTAAGGGTTCTTCTGCAGTTGGTTTGACCGCCTATGTAACTAAAGATCCGGAAACCAGGCAACTTGTTTTGCAAAC TGGTGCTTTAGTTCTAGCTGATAACGGAGTATGCTGCATAGACGAATTTGATAAAATGAATGATTCGACTAGAAGCGTACTGCACGAGGTTATGGAACAGCAAACACTCAGTATCGCAAAAGCTGGTATCATTTGTCAATTGAACGCACGTACCTCCATTCTTGCCGCTGCCAATCCTTCGGAATCACAatggaataaaaacaaaacaattataGATAATGTTCAGTTACCTCACACATTAATGTCTCGGTTTGATTTAATTTTCTTAATTCTTGATCCACAAGACGAACTTTTCGATCGTCGTCTTGCAGCTCATCTTGTTTCTTTGTATTACGCGACACGCGAGGACAACGAAGATAGTTTATTT GATATGAGCGTTCTTCGCGATTACATGGCTTATGCAAAGGAACATGTTAACCCAGTTTTATCAGAAGAAGCTCAACAGAGATTGATACAGGCGTATGTTGATATGCGTAAAGTCGGTGCAGGGCGGGGTCAGATTTCGGCTTATCCGCGGCAACTGGAAAGTTTGATCCGTCTCGCAGAAGCTCATGCTAAAGTAAGACTTAGTGAAACCGTTGAAATAGTTGATGTCGAAGAAGCTTGGCGATTGCATCGAGAGGCATTGAAGCAATCTGCAACCGATCCACTATCTGGTAAAATAGACGTTGGAATTTTAACAACAGGTCTGTCCAGTGCCGCACGTAAAAAACGCGCAGAGTTAGTTGCTAGCATTAAGGAAAATCTCAAAGCCAAGGGCAAAATTTCAACATTACCGTATCAAAAACTTTTTGGAGAAGTTAAAGAAGCGTCTCAAGTG CTGGTGACGAAGGAACAATTTGAAGACGCATTAAAAGAATTGCAAGATGAAGGTATCATCGTTATCGTCGGCAACAACACCATTCGAATATGCTAA